The genomic interval tcttaaatacacattttaaaagtatcttctGTGATGACATGGAGAGTACACATCGAGCACTTCTACTACATTTCAAAGTCCTGTGTCCCAGGGAAAAACTGTGTGATCTGAACTACCCTCTTTTTCATGGAAAACAATTGttcttgaaagaatgaatgagcagAGAGATCTGTATAATTTAGTGAAACAATGTATTACTTTGTAAAAATCTTGTATTAGTACAAGTGGTGTTCAATGAGCAAAATAGGCTTATGGATTTTAATGTAACAGAATAGAAAATAGTCAATGATATTGTTTCAGGTTTGAGAAACTACAATTTGTATAGTTTTACTTTTGTATCCAAGATGAACATCCACAATTATCTGAAAAGATTATTACAAACTGCTACTCCTACCTATGTGAGGGCTTTTCCACTTTCACAGACTACCATCAAAATAACAGATTGAATGCAGACGCAAACCTGAAAATCCAGTGGTCTTCTAgtgaaagagacaggaaagatacttggaaaaaatgtaaaaagctcTATacttctcactgctgctgctgttgctgctaagtcacttcagtcatgtccgactctgcgcgaccccagagacggcagcccaccaggctcccccgtccctgggattctccaggcaagaacactggagtgggttgccatttccttctccaatgcatgaaagtggaaagtgaaagtgaagtcgctcagttgtttctgactcttagcgactccatgaactgcagcgtacaggatcctccgtccatgggattttccaggcaagggtactggagtggggtaccattgccttctccatacttcTCACTACCCTGTTTATTTTGGGAAATAGTTATTCATAGTAAATGCATGggttattaatattattctaaataagcaaacaaaaatcttTAGTGTATTATTCATAGTATGGAAAATATGCATAGAAGTGGTTACATAATACTATCCTTGGGGTCCTCACTAATTTGTAATATTGTGTAGATATTTTAATCAAAATCGCAAACAGCCCCAGAGCTaggactcagggagacagtgggaCAAAGAGTTCTCGGTGCAGGAGGGGAGTTCAGTTCAATtattcagtcgtgttggactctttgtaacccccatggactgcaggacgccaggcctccctgtccatcactatctgctggagtttgctcggacttatgtccatcaagtcagtgatgtcatccaaccatcttaacctctgtcatccccttctcctcctgccttcaatcttgctcagtgtcagggtcttctccaatgagttagtttgtcccatcaggtgtccaaagtattggagcttcagcttcagcatcagtccttccaatgaatattcaggactgatttcctttctgatgtcctggttgaatctccttgcagttcaagggactttcaagactcttctccaacaccacagttcaaaagcatcaattcttcggcgcccagatttctttatagtccaactctcacatccatacatgactactggaaaaaccatagccttgaatagacagacctttgttgaaaacataatgtctctgatttttaatatgctgtctaggttggtcataagcttTCTTCGAAGCAGCAaatatcttttactttcatggctgcactcaccatctgcagtgattttagagccccccaaaataacgtctgccactgtttccattgtttccccatttatttgccatgaagtgatggaatgaattgccatgatcttagttttctgaatgttgagttttaacccaactttttcaccctcctctttcactttcatcaagaggctctttagttcttcttcactttctgccataagggtggttatcgtctgcatatctgttattgatatttctccttacaatcttgatttcagcttgtgttttatccagcccagcatttcacatgatgtactctgcatgtaagttacataagcagggtgacaatatacagtatgacatcagttcagttcagttcagccgctcagtcatgtctgacagcttgacatactccttcccaatttggaaccagtctgttgttccatgtccagttataactgtagctgcttgacctgcatacagatttctcagaaggcaggtcaggtgatctggtattctcatctcttgaagatttttccactgttttttgttttgttttgttttgttttgttttttaatccacaCAGCCAAcggctttggcagtcaataaagcagaagtagatgttttctctcttgctttttccatgatccacttgGATGTCTggctcctctgacttttctaaattcagcttgaacatcggaaAGTTCAGGGTTCaggttctgttgaagcctggtttggagaattttaggcattactttgctagcatgtgagatgagtgcaattattcggtaatttgaacattctacCTAGCAGGATGGGAGGGATTAGGGCAAAGTCCCAGGTTCCTGGAGGGCGAGCGGTTCAGGATTTCAGGGTCAAGGGTGGTGTCTGGGGCTGGGACGCTCCATGTTGGGGATTCCCTTTCTACTCGagtttcactttctctctcacaACCTGTGTTTAGCCCTGCTGCCTGGACACTCGTGATGCGGCGCCAGTTCTAACTGCCACTGGGTGCCCGGTTTCTAGAAAAACCAATCAGCTTTTCTGCGGATCCCGGTTATAAAGTCTCCCCCGACCCGCCCGGACTCTGCTTCTCCCCAGACCCAGAGGATGCGAGTCATGGGGCCGCGAACCCTCCTCCTGCTCGTCTCGGGGGCCCTGGTCCTGACCGAGACCCAGGCAGGTGAGTGCGGGGTCGGGAGGGAACGGCCTCTGCGCCGAGGGGCGAGGGGACCGCCCGGGAGTCTGGGGGGCAGGACCCCGGACACGGAGCGACCCCGACGCCCCTGCCCAGACCCGCCCCCTCCCCGGTCCCGGCCTGTCCCTCCCTTGCTTCCCGactcctcttctcttccccctCGGAAGTTCGGGCCGGTCTTCGACCGCTTCCATCTCCCTGGCCCtacccccctcctccctcccgggTCCATCACCTCGGACCCGGGACCCGCGCCGGGAGGAGGTCGGGCCGCGTctcaccccctccccgcccccaggctCCCACTCCCTGAGGTATTTCTACACCGCCGTGTCCCGGCCCGGCCGCGGGGAGCCCCGCTTCATCATCGTCGGCTACGTGGACGACACGCAGTTCGTGCGGTTCGACAGCGACGCCCGGGATCCGAGGATGGAGCCGCGGGCGCGGTGGGTGGAGCAGGAGGGGCCGGAGTATTGGGATCGCGAGACGCGAATCTCCAAGGACACGGCACAGACTTTCCGAGCGAACCTGAACACCGCACTCGGCTACTACAACCAGAGCGAGGCCGGTGAGCGACGCGGGCCCGGGGCCGGCTCTCGCCCCCATCCCCAGGGACCGGCGGGGTCGCCCGCGTCTGCGGGTCCGAGGGTCACCCCGGCACTGCGGGACCCGCCCGACCCCCGACCCGGGAGGAGACGCGGGGACTTGACGCGGTTTCATTTTCAGTTCGGCTTTAATCACCGCGGGTGGTCGGGGCGGGTCAGGGTCTCACACCCTCCAGTGGATGTACGGCTGCGACGTGGGGCCGGGCGGGCGTCTCCTGCGCGGGTTCATGCAGTACGGCTACGACGGCGGAGAGTACATCGCCCTGAACGAGGACCTGCGCTCCTGGACCGCGGCGGACACGGCGGCCCAGATCACCCAGCGCAAGTGGGAGAAGGAAGGTGAGGCGGAGAGACACAGGAACTACCTGGAGGGCCGGTGCGTGGAGTGGCTCCGCAGATACCTGGAGACCGGGAAGGACACGCTGCAGCGCGCAGGTACGAGGGGCGCGGGGCCGCCCTGGTCTCCCCTCGCCTGGAGCCGGCTTCCCACGAGGAGAGGAAAATGGGGCCCTGTGGGAACAGCGCCGCAACTTCCTGTCGGGAGAGGGAGGAATGCGCCCAGGTTTTCATATTCTGTACAAGACGGTCACCAGTGGCCCCACTTCTCTGAAGGACAATCAAGGAATCCAGTGTCTTTGAGGAAGACGCAGGAAACCATCCCTGAAATAGCTGGTCAGCGGTGCCCTTTGACCCTGGCCGCCATCTTGTGATCCATGACTCTCTCTCCCAAGGCCTCTTCTCAGCCTGAGAGCATCTTAGGAGGCCTGACTCCAGCTTTTCTGAGTCATTCAGCCTCCACCAGAGTCAGGACCTCTAGTCTGTATTCTCCCCTTCACATTTTTAGAGCGCCTATCCTAGTCTCTCATTCTAGAAAGTTCCAAGGACTAATATAGATCTCTAAGATGAGGATGTTATATAGCTGTTGTGCTGTTCTTCCAAAACCATGGTCCTGAATGTTctgtagctcagagggtaaaaagtTCATAATAAGTCTGGGGATCTGATGTACAgcctggtgactatagttaataataatcctgtattatatactttaaaattgatCTTAATCATTCTTATCATCTCTGTTAAACAGACACACATAAGGTAAGTTGATGAATATATTAATTACCTTCACAGTGTACATATATATCAAAGCAACATGTAGTACACTCTAAATGTGTACAATTTTTATTAAGTATACCTCACTAAAGCTGGGGGGAAAATCACTGTTCTGTCCTTTCTCAGGATGGTCACATGATGCTGCTTCACTGACCCATGGAGGTAATACAAACTGAATTTTCTGATTCTTCCTCAGACCCTCCAAAGGCACATGTGACCCATCACCCCATCTCTGGCCATGAGGTCACCCTGAGGTGCTGGGCCCTGGGCTTCTACCCTGAGGAGATCTCACTGACCTGGCAGCGCAATGGGGAGGACCAGATGCAGGACATGGAGCTCGTGGAGACCAGGCCTTCAGGGGATGGAACCTTCCAGAAGTGGGCGGCCCTGGTGGTGCCTTCTGGAGAGGAGCAGAGATACACGTGCCGTGTGCAGCATGAGGGGCTCCAGGAGCCCCTCACCCTGAGATGGGGTAAGGAGGGGGTCGGAATGGAGCTTCCTCTCAGATAAAGCAGGAGCCCTTCAGGACTCAGTTCAGCAAGGTCAGGGCTCAAGCTGAGGTCAGGGCccgttccctttcctccacagaaCCTCCTCAGACCTCCTTCCTCACCATGGGCATCATTGTTGGCCTGGTTCTCCTCGTGGTGGCTGTGGTGGCTGGAGCTGTGATCTGGATGAAGAAGCGCTCAggtagggaagggagggagagcccTGAGTTTTCTTGTTTCACTGGGGGTTTCAAGCCAAGGTAGAAATTTACCTGCCTGGTTACTGGAAAGTACCCTCCACACACATGTGGAATCTGGAGCTAAtgctaacatttttcttttctaaagcattgtgaaaatgaaatacaaatttttCACCTCCTTAATTCCAGTTGGGGACCAGGTTTCCAGCACTTAAAGGTCAGAGGGAGGTCCTTGCTGAGAACAGGAGGGCAGGTGGCCCTGTCCTTACATGTCTCCCTTCTCTGTGTTCCCTATCCTAGCATGAGTTTTGACCACGGTTCCAGAAAGTTCTCTGGGGTCCAGGACTAGGGGTTGCTCTAGGATCTCATGACTCAGTCTTCTCCCTGGTCTCTCACATGGTATTTTCTTCTCACAGGTGAAAAAGGAGGGACCTACACCCAGGCTTCAAGTAAGTATGGAGGGGGTGATTCCTGAGACCCTTGTGAGGGTGCAGAAGGAGGCCATGGGGTACTCACCCTCCTCAAAGTTCCTTCTCTAGTTTCTCATCTGTGGGTTCTGACCACGTCCTGGTCCTGTTCTCCCCTAGGCAATGACAGTGCCCAGGGCTCTGATGTGTCTCTCACGGTTCATAAAGGTGAGACCCAGGAGGGACTATATTGGAAGGGGAATTGGGACAGAGGGGACACACTGGGTGGTGGGGATCTTTGAGTGGGACATGTGAGCGTGTGGGGGGCTGTGGAGAATATGAGTGCTTACAAGACTGACCTAACTGGTTCCTGATTCTGTTCTCTCACAGTGTGAGACAGTAATGCTGCATCCCGCTGTGTCCCGTCAGATCCCCGGACCCCTCTTTCTGCAGCTGCACCTGAACGTGTCTGTGCTCCTAGTAGCATAACGTGAGGAGCTGGGGAGACCGGTCACCCCTGCCCACCGTGCCCCCTCCTGCCCTGACCTGTGTCCTCCTCCCTGATCCACTGTCCTGCTCCAGCAGAGACGGGGCTGGGCCGTCTCCATCCCTGTCTTTGCTTTGTATGCACTGAGTAATGGTGTCTTatttccttattaaaaataaaatctgtatgtATGAATTTGTTTTTTCTAATTGGTGCCATGAAAGGGGATCAGATAATAAAGGTAAGGATTCTTGAagtttcaaagaggaaataaattgaaaaacCGAGAACCTTCCAGATCCATCCACATTTGTTGTGCTGAGTCAGCTGCAGGAAGGAAAGGTGGAGGCTGTGAGGAGCTGAGTGTGGACAGGGCTGTGCCCAGAATCAGTGCCTGGTGGGCATGCATGCACCGCCCATGGTCACTCCTGGGCTGGGTCCTCATCTCCATTCCATTGTCCTTGTCCCTTCAGTAAATCCTTGTCCCACCAAGGACCTGTGATCAAGGATTCAGAAGTCACCTGGGCCTTGTTGTATCTCCAGGACCATAGGCAGGGTGCATTTCTTAAATGGTTAAGCTAGGATCAGGCCTTGGTCCAATCCTTGGCTCCTGTCATTTTGGAATGTgtttatattttgcttatttagttattgctgttattgttgGTGTAATAGCTGTTCTTTTTCACATGTAGAGCCCTGGTCTCATTTGTCTCAGGGTGACCCCATCTCTGACAGCAGCAGGGGTCACTTTGCCTGTCATTGTCCCCACAAGTGCAAGGGGTCCATGCACACAGGAATCTTGGTGGGGTCAAGAGAGAAATTTCAGCGTCATACAGCTTTTGCCCTCCTTCTAGAGATTTTGCTGATTCTTTCCAACTTATCTccatctttttaaagaaaccacATGCTGGAACTTGCATAGTTTCATATCTTGACTTAATTCCTGCTGGACTTCTCTGCAGTCTGGCCCCTCTTCCGCCCCCACATCATCATCTCAACTCATGGATTTAGAAAGCAGAGTCTAATAAAACACAGCAGGTTGAATATAGGACCCAGAAGTGAAGGATCTTCCTTTCTGAAGAGATAAAGAGCCTTGTGTGTGGGGTGCAGGCTGATTGgtgtgggagggaaggaagatcAGCCTTTGTGAGTAAAATACAAGCAGCATTGAGGTCAGTGCGAATGGAGGTTGTGCTGTAACTGCCACGAGACAGCAAGTGGCCTGAGGTCACATCAATAAAGACTCTCTCTCTGGAATAGGGAAGCGCTTTACTGACCATTCATTCAACTGATATTTGTTGTGTGATGGAGACATAACACACTCTTTCTGCATCTAGGAGAGCTCAGTGAACTAGGAACAGACAAACCTAGTCCGCCTTGTGCAGTGTGTTCTAGGGGGAAGGGGCAGAGCCTGACTATGAGCCTAGTAAGTGAGGGAGTGTTTCCCGTACAGGTTGGTAAGTGCTCTGAGGAAGGTGATCCAGGTATGAGTGTGTGGGGACAGGGAAGGTGGCTGTGTTACCAGGGTGGACAGTGGGCCTCATTGGGAAAGTGACCTTGGAGTAAAGATGTGAAGGACATGAAGGAATGTCCACAAGGAGGTCTAGGGGAGGTTCTATCCAGGCAGAGGAGCCTCCAGTGCAAATGCACGCGGGCAGGAGAGTGTCTGTGTTCAAGGGAGAGCCAGGAGGCAGCTGGGGCTGAAGGAAAAGGAATTGCGCTGAGAGCCCATGTCCGGCCAGATCCTGTGGGCCTCCAGGATGTTAGAAGGGTGTAGATTTTTATCTCAGTAAGCTATGGAGTTATAGGATGATTTGAACAGAGGAGGACCTGCTGTGACCGCTGTCTGGAAGCGTCAGCCAGGCTGCTGTGCAGAGTCAGGAGGTGAAGGGCGAGGGAGacgcagaggagcctgagggaaaCCGCGCAGGGTCCAGGCTGGGGAGGCTGCTGCTTGTCTGGGATGTGAGCGGGGAAGATAGTGGTGAGTGAGCAGGTTCTGGACCTATTCTGAAAATGCATTTTACAGATTTCCTAGTAGATTAAATCTGAGTTATGAGAAAGAGTGAAGGAGGACCGCAAAATTTGAGATTTGCAAGTAAGCATGTGGGGCGCCTACTGTGGAAATGAGGGGACTCTGGAAGGAGCATGTTTGAGGAGGCATCACCATCAGCATTTGGTTTAAGAAAGTGGCCACTGAGTTGGGGTTACTAGTCTAGGGTTTAGGTGAGATGACTTGACTGGAGAAATAGATGGAAGAGGTGACACCATGTAAATGATGCTCAAAGCCTTGAGAACAGCTGATGTCACAGATGAGGGAGAATTGGCTACAGAAGCAGAGGGACGAGGACTGAATCCTGAACCCCCTGCACTATGGGAACTGATCAGACCACACACCTGAGCAGATGGCACCATTCTGACCTCTAGATGGCACATGGAAAGGGGTCCTGAAGGACATGAAGGAATGTCCTTCACCTGCACTCCTCTTAGAGATAGAAAGTCTGGAATAGACTTATAGCACGGTTGGTGCTGATCTTCAGATCATGCATTTCATAGCAGGAACATAGATCTGGATTCCCACCCTGCTGTGCCTCCCTGTATGCCTCGTTCATAATAGACTCCCGGAATCTGAGCCCTACACTCTAGATGATGGATCTGGGAAGAGTCCTGAGTACTTTGTAACAATCTCTACAAGCAGTCCTGAGCAGACTGGGATCCACTGACGTTAGAGATAAGAGAATGATTTAGGCAGGGAGGGGCCTTAAACACACATTTTAATGTACTTTTCCTGagaggaaaaagacaaaacatttGGTGCGAGTTATATGTTGTTTCTGCCGTGTGCTATCGCCAGGCTGAAAATTTAGGAAGTGATTATCAGCTCACCGTAAAGAGAGTCCCtgagttgctaagagagtagatctatATTTTCTCCACACATGCAGAAGAGGTAATTATGGGACATGAGTCAGTTGTCAGACAAAGCTATGGTGGCGATTATTTTGCAGTACAGaagtgtatcaaatcaacaaCTGTACACCATAAACTGACTCAATGTTGTATATCAATCAtaataaagcagaaggaaaagtcTCTGAACCCTTGCTCTCTGAGACTTCCCTGCATGGTATTCTTAGGTAGTtctgggaggaaaaaagagattTCAAATTGTTCTAAATGGAACAGAGAGAGGCACACTTAtggttttgagtttatttcaggGAAAACCACTGAACAGCCTCGAGGCCACGGCGGGGAACAGCATCCTCAATCCCACCTGGGTCG from Budorcas taxicolor isolate Tak-1 chromosome 11, Takin1.1, whole genome shotgun sequence carries:
- the LOC128055236 gene encoding LOW QUALITY PROTEIN: BOLA class I histocompatibility antigen, alpha chain BL3-7-like (The sequence of the model RefSeq protein was modified relative to this genomic sequence to represent the inferred CDS: deleted 1 base in 1 codon), with protein sequence MRVMGPRTLLLLVSGALVLTETQAGSHSLRYFYTAVSRPGRGEPRFIIVGYVDDTQFVRFDSDARDPRMEPRARWVEQEGPEYWDRETRISKDTAQTFRANLNTALGYYNQSEAVDVRLRRGAGRASPARFMQYGYDGGEYIALNEDLRSWTAADTAAQITQRKWEKEGEAERHRNYLEGRCVEWLRRYLETGKDTLQRADPPKAHVTHHPISGHEVTLRCWALGFYPEEISLTWQRNGEDQMQDMELVETRPSGDGTFQKWAALVVPSGEEQRYTCRVQHEGLQEPLTLRWEPPQTSFLTMGIIVGLVLLVVAVVAGAVIWMKKRSGEKGGTYTQASSNDSAQGSDVSLTVHKV